One Aegilops tauschii subsp. strangulata cultivar AL8/78 chromosome 2, Aet v6.0, whole genome shotgun sequence genomic window, acaaaAAAAATGtagcaagattcccttaggcaagttAAAATGTGGCTAAAAATTTAAGCAACTCAACtaaggcaagtgtggcaagtgtgacAAAAATCATATGGCAATATATGACAAtgatagtcacaatccaaacaacCCCTGAAAGCCCCGAATACAAAACACTAGCAGATCACAAAATAATAGATACTGCTCGAGAGATGTTGTAGCTCGACACCATGAAAACGGAGGAAAAaaggccggccggccggcttgaAATTCGAGACGAGAATTTGTTATTCAGCGAGGCCCGTGCAACGCCGACAGGCTCCTCGACGTGCCTCGCAAACCCATGCGCTGTTTGCTGGTCCGTCTAGGCCCAGACGATATACGATATTAAACCTGGAACAGGGTTTCGGTTCAGAGCACCGAGGAGCGAGACTCGACTCGACGCGACTAGAGTCGCACCGTCGAAATAGTACTCCATGCACTGCATGTCGCGTCCCAACCAAAGGTTGTTGCCACGTTCAGTCTTCATTGTGATCTCGACTCTCGAGCGCCCGCCGCTGCCCTCCCAGGCTCCCAGCACGAAGCTTCCCAGCTCGTGTTTTTTCTATGCACCAACCAAGCGTAGCCCGTGTCGCCGGGAACCGCGATGCGGCAGCGCCGGTGCGCGCGGACTACGGGGGCCGCACGCGCGCGTCGGTGATTCCCCTGTCTGGTCTCCTCGACCGATCAATGATCAGCCGATCACGTATCGCAAATATTTGGATTTGGGCGATGATCTTGTCATGGATAAAACTGGATAGAGAGAGAGCCCAACGACCAGCACTAGCTAGCTACGCCTGCACGGATTAGATTTGCAGCACGAGTGGTGCATGCATAATGCTGCTGGCAGTAGGAGAGGATGAGGTCAACTCCACCGCGCGATCCCAAACGGACGTCCATTTTATCCAgtttctgtccgtttgggtagggcaacgTGGTCGTGTCCGGGCGTGTCCTGgaatgcggtggccgtgcgcccagcgCGCGGCCATATCCGTTTGCCCCATCCTGTCCGTCGGGGCCAAAAATGCCCATATTTTCATCAAAACTAGTTTTTCAACCCAAATATTTGTCAGAAAATTAAAATATTTTTACAACCCAATTGAAATTGTctttaataaaatagttttacaaccaAATCAAAATTGTCTTGACTGAACATAAAATGGACCAATAGatctattggttgccaatgtGATCCCACACGTGCTCAACCAGTCATTTTGAAGATTCAAATGAGTGTGCCAATCACGCATCTCACGGTGGAATTGGGCAAACTGTTCAAATGTGGCCGGGTCTTGGTGCAGGGGCTCAATATTTTCAACTTGATAATCAAATCCTTGGTCGAAGATACTCTCATCACGCTCGTCCtcgacgatcatgttgtgcatgatcacacaagcagtcatcatcTCCCAAAGCTTCCTTTCATCCCATGACAGTGCAGAGTTTCGAACGATACCCCACATGGATTGAAGCACACCAAAAGCACGTTCCACATCCTTTCTAACACTCTCTTGCATTTGGGCAAATCTCTTTCTCTTCTCACCTTGGGGTTTTGAGATTGTCTTCACAAAAGTTGACCACTGAGGATATATACCATCTGCTAGATAGTATCCCTTGTTGTACTGTTGGCCGTTGATCTCAAAGTTGACAGGTGGGGAGTGGCCTTCTGCAAGCCTCGCGAAGACTGGAGAACGCtgcagcacgttgatatcattgtgagaaCCTGCCATGCCGAAGAAAGAACGCCATATCCAAAGATCCTGCGATGCCACCGCTTCTAATATGACGGTGCACCCGTTGACATGCCCCTTATACTGGCCCTGCCGGCAAATGGACAGTTattccactcccagtgcatacaatctatgctgccaagcatgcCTGGAAAGCCTCTAGCTGCGTTGGTCGCCAACAATCTTTCTGTATCAGCGGCAGTTGGCTGCCTCAAGTACTCTGGGCCAAACACCTCGATCACAGCCTGGCAAAACTTGTACATTAACATCAGACATGTTGTCTCACTCATACGCACATACTCATCCACCAGATCGCCTGGAATTCCATATGCAAGCATGCGGATGGCCGCGGTGCATTTCTAATAAGAGGAGAATCCAAGCTTGCCAAGGGCATCCGTCTTTCACTCGAAGTATGGGTCATGAGCAACCACTCCCTCTCGGATACGATTGAACACATGCCTTGCCATTCGAAAACGGCGACGGAATTTATCCGGCTTGAAGAGCGGGGTGTTGGCAAAGTAATCAGCATAGAGCAGGGTGTGGCCTCTCTCCCTGTTGCGGTTCAAGTTGGGAGCACGGCCAGGGACTGACCCCCTGTACCGAGGAAGCTGCCGTTGAATGTGGTCGTGAACGACCAGTACAGCCACCACAAGATCTTCATCATCCGACGACGAATCGTCCGATAAACAAAGGAAGTGATGGAAGAAAAACTCGTCTCCACTGTCCATACCTTTGTGGGCAAAATGCCGAACACCTTGCGGTCGTGGTGGCGAAGAGGCCGCGATGATCACCTCGACGCAGCAGGGGTGGTTGCCGGCCGGCTACTGGCTGCTCTGGAGCTCTCGTCGGAAGCTGCCGAGGCCGCTGTGGTACGTCGCCGGCGGTCGTGTCCCCTCTGCGACCGGCAAAGACGGCGACGGCCAAACCTCCGATCGACGGCCAAAACTACGGCCAAAGCGCGGGCGTGGTGGCGGCCATGTCGAGACGTGGTTTGGTAGGGACGGCCGGGGGCTGCGCGTGAGGAGGCGGCCGGAGAatagcggcggcgccggcggcggggcagggCGGGAGAGGGAGGGTGGAAGCGTTGGGAGCGGAGGGACTGCTAGTGTCCCCGACAGGCGGGCCAGGGGGATAAGGGCGTGTGTCCAGGCCCTCCGCACGCGTCCGTTTCACCTCAAACCGAGCGTAAGTTTAGGCCGGGATGGATCGAAAACGGACGGAATCCGGACATTTGTCCGTTTGAGACCGCGCGCTGGGCCGCACTATTCGTCCGTTTTATTTCAAACGGACGGGGCCAGACATGATAGAGTcacgcggtggagttggcctgaGAGATCACTATCTTCCGCGGCCAAAAGAAAGAAAGGgcggaggagaagaaaggaaGATCCCGTTAGGTGGGTCAGCGTCGGAGGACCGCGACGGACCGCGTGCGTGATGCCAAGGCAGGCAGGTGCTTTCCGTGTTCGTGTTTATGGCGTGCGGGGGATGGCTTTGCCTGGATTCGGAGCTCCGTCCGGCCTCGTGGGTTGCATGGCTGCGACTGCCAACGCAGGATTGCTCTGCTACTGTGCGTCGGCGGACGGCGGTCGCCGGGTCGTGCTGCCACTGTGCTGAACCCGGGGTCGGTCCGGGGGAATCGTACTGTGTCTCGTCAACAGTGCGCAGGTTGCTTCAATGCCCCGCCTGTTGAGAAGGCGCGTGCGTGGCCGGGCCGGAACGTAGTTTGGTGCCCTTCTTTTTCTTTGATGTTCCGCTAGTGTTCCGAGCTTATTTTTTTTAAATCTCACAAagttttttctaaagttttatttttttgcgagaaaaactttcaatctattcatcttcaatcatgatagtacaacgaacactagaaataataaaaattacatccagatccgtcgaccacctagcgacgactacaagcactgaagcgagcggAAGACGCGCcgctgtcatcgcccctccctcgccggagccgggcaaaccttgcTGTAGTacacagtcgggaagtcgtcgtgctaaggtcCCATAGAACCAACACACCAGAACATGACGAAAACAAGATCATTACGGCGTCACAATGTATACATGGACGAAAACAAGATCGCCGGGCCGACCTAACCAAACATGACGGCCGAACCATAAAGCTCTGTATCATTTATACGGTCAAAATATACCATTCCGTGCAATTGGTCAGGACCGCCCGCTCCGGCCAGACCTGTCCCAGCCAACCCCTTTGTTCTGTTTATGGACATGAAGCCGCCCAATGGTTCAATATCAAGTGGCCTCATGTCCCACCGGGCAACATGATCTAACCCATTCTAATATTAGATTGCACAAAAACTTTGAAATTTTCTCAAAAAAAGGAagtgtttggggggggggggggggggcgcatgAAGCGGTCATCAAGGAAATAGCAACTCTTCGATCTTATTTTACCCATATGTAATTTCTCCATGAGAAAAGAGACTCTAATTATGAAGCTCACAACTCAGCTAGGTTTGTATCATCTTTAGTAAGTTAAGATATTTAAAATTTATTTGTTCGAAGGGAAAAGAAACATCTGCAGCTACGTTTCTGTTTTCTACCATGAATCGTTTGCAAAACCAGCCTTGAGTTAATAGTTTGAAATTTTCATATAAGCACAAGGGTAGCAACCTTGCAAAGACATGTACATTGCAACGACAGTAACCTGGGGCAACAAATTTTGAGTCGACCCGCTGTTCCGATGGGCTGATCATGATCGGCTCTCCTAGCCCAATTTTTTATGAAGCCGACTAGAAGACCCGCCGGCCTTGAAACTATTGGTCGGACCAGTGTCTCAATGGCTAATGTTGGCACATTCCATACCAAGTCCGTCCCGTAGGGTGACGGTTGGGGTCCTGTCCGAGATTTCCGAAGGCGATTGCCAAGGCGATCGCGATCGGGTCCTCCCCGCCTAGGGTTCGCCGTGATCAGCCGCCGCCTAGTTCTTTCTGTCTCCATCGGGGTCGCGTTCCTTCATCCACATCCGAGTCCCTTCCACCATAGTCCTTCTGCGCGCTTCCCTAGGGTGCGTGGTCGTAAAACACCTGAATCTAGGAGGAGGGCAgggggtgtgtgtggggggaAGGAGTCATGGAGGGAGTGGCTGGGATGATGAGGGGGTTGAAGCTgtcggaggaggagaagaaaggaGTCAAGATCAGGGGCGCGGCAAAGGAGAAGGGGAAGGGTGTGGGTGCACAGGCGGTTGGCAAGATCTTCTCGGAGAGATTGGCGCACCCAGATGCCATCTCGCTGTCTCTTGGGAAAGTTTGGTGTCCGATCAAGGGAATAGATTGTAAGGAGGTGGGGGAAAACCGTTTTGTCTTCACGTTCTTACAAGAATCAGGGAAGCGGAAGGCTATTGAGAACGGGCCATGGATGTTTGATAATGACCTTGTGGTGGTGGAGGAGTTTGACCCCTGCAAGAGGCTGGATGACTATGAATTCAACAACATACCAGTTTGGGTCAGGGTGTATAACCTTCCGTTAGGTATGATGAACGTGGATTCAGCGGAGGACATTGGCAACATCATTGGCCAGTTTGTAGAAGCTGATACGGGGGTGGATGGCAATGCGATCGGGAAGTTCATGAGGATTAAAATAAGGATGAGGATCGATAAACCTATCATGAGGGGTTTTACACTTGAGTACAAGGACGAGCAGAAACAAAGGAAGGAGATGAGGATGacagaggaagaagaggagaatgGGTGGTGCAGGTTCGAGTATGAATTCCTTCCGGACTTTTGTTATACGTGTGGAAGACTCGGACACACTGCGAAGGACTGTGAGATCAAGCTTAAGAAAGGGGAGGCCCAACAGTTTGGGAGATGGCTTAAGGCGGATATGGGAAGTCGAAGAGGGGCGGGAGATGATGGTGTGTGGAGGAGAGGAAGCAGGGACTATGAGGGTAGGAGGAACTACGGGTACAGTCGATCAAGCGGGAGGACGGGAAGTGGTAGCGACGGATTGTCATGGAGGAAGGAGGGGGCTCGTTTAAGTGGTGCAAGTTCAGGAGGTACGGAAAAGGGAGAAGAAGTTACAAGCCCAGCTAAAAACAAACAACCGCTGGATCGCTCAGGTAATCCTAGGAGGCTGTTGCTCGGCACTGGTTCAGAGCCTGAGAAGGGGGGTGAAGAAAAGGGTATAGACGCTAGTGGTTCAGAAGGGAGAATGGACGGGGAAAGAGGAGAGAAGCTAGGTACTGCAGTGGCGGGGGAAGTTTTGGTTGCCCAGGTGCATAAGGATAAACATACCAAGGAGGGTGGATCAGTGAGTAGGATCAATGGCAAAAACCCTAATGGCAAGAAGTATAAGAGGGTGGAGAGGACACATGGGGATCCACACCCAGTTATACAGCGTGAGAAGATCCTGGGTCAGAAGAGAAGCGAGCTAACCACTGATGAAGAGAAGGAAGCTAAGAAGGGTAGGACTGGGGTAATTGAGGACGTAGGAGAAGTTCAGGAGGTGTTGAAGGGTGTGCAGACCAACAATGCAACTACATCGGCCGGGCTGCAGGAGCAGCCCCGCCGGGAGCAATGAAACTAGTCAGCTGGAACTGCCGGGGGCTTGGGAATGGCCCGGCAGTTCAAAGCCTCCTCGACATGGGGAGAGTGGAGGAGCCCGATGTACTTTTTATTTCTGAAACGAGAATGACACATCAAGAGTTAGACAGATTCAGGTGGTCGCTGGGTCTGACCCAGATGCTTGCTTGGGACTCAGTTGGGAGGAGTAGGGGGATTGCATTATTCTGGAGAAGAGGTTTGGACCTGTCCCTACGCTCGTATGGTAGGAGGCATATAGACGTTGATGTGAAGGAGGAGAATGGGATGATCTGGAGGATGACAGGGGTGTATGGAGAGTCGGCTGCAGATCGGAAGAAGGAGACATGGCGTACAATAAAACTGCTAGGGCAGCAGCATCAGCATGGGAGGCCATGGATATGCTTAGGTGATTTCAACGAAATTCTATCTAACGATGAGAAGTTGGGAGGTGTTCCTCGGTCCCAAGCTTGCTTGGACAGCTTTAGAGCGAGTTTGGAAAGTTGTGGGCTGTGTGATATCGGCTTTACGGGGGATAAGTTCACCTGGAGGAATCACAGTCAGGAGATGGATATATATATTTGTGAGAGACTTGATCGTGCAACTGCCAATGCCAAGTGGTGCGAAATATTCCCGGACTTTGAGGTGGTCAACGGAAACCCTCGACACTCAGATCACAGACCAATAATTGTTAATACTTCAGGTGACAGTACGGCGATCGGAAGGGGCGACAGGGGGTTTCAGTTTGAAGCGTGGTGGTTGCAAGAAGAGGGTTGCAGTGAGGAGATACAAGGTGCGTGGGAGGAAAGCTGGTTGGAACGGGAGGGAGGAGTAGCAGAAGCTATGAAGAGGGTGGCAGGAAGGATTCGTAAATGGCATAAGGATGTTGTTGGGGAGTTAGAAGGGAGGTTGTGGAAAGCACGCACAGAGCTCGAAAGGTGTATGCGAGCACCAATTTCAGAGCAGAAGGTGAGAGAAGAGGCGAAGCTCAGAGGGGTAGTGCGTGacctagaggagaagaagaatacAAAGGCAAAGCAGAGATCCCACATTACGTGGTTGAAGAAGGGCAATAGGAGTACTCGTTACTTTATGGCTGTGGTGGCGGCCAAGAAGAAACGTAATAGGGTGAAAATGCTGAAGAAGGAGGACGGATCGGAGGTGAAGGAGGGGCCGGAGCTAACTAACTATGTGTGTTCTTTTTTCCAGGAACTCTTTACCACAAGTGCAGGCGATCGCGTGCCCGAGCTGTTAAACAAAGTGGAGCCGCGGGTCACTAGTCCCATGCTAGCGGTTCTGAATGCAGAATTCACAAGAGAAGAGATCAAAGCCGCTCTCGACCACATAGGAGATTTGAAGGCACCAGGGCCGGACGGGATGCCGTCCATCGTCTACAagaagaattggcattttatggGTGATCATATCGTGGAGGAGGTTTTGGCTGTGTTGAATGGGGGTGATATACCTGCAGGGTGGAATGACACTCAGGTTGTGTTGATACCCAAAGTTAAGAGCCCAACCAGAATAAAGGATCTTCGTCCAATCTCTCTGTGCAATGTTTTGTACAAGCTCATATCAAAGGTAGTAGCGAACCGTCTCAAACTCATCATTCCGGAGCTTATTTCCGAAAACCAAAGTGCATTTGTACCTGGAAGGCTAATCACTGATAATGTTCTGATCGCTTATGAGTTGTCACACTTCTTGTTGAATAAGAGGAAAGGAAAAGAGGGAGTTGCGGCCGTCAAGGCCTACATGAGTAAAGCCTATGACCGCGTCGAATGGAGTTTCTTGCAGGCCATGCTTGAGAGGCTTGGGTTTGGTACAGCATGGATCGCACTCATCATGAAGTGTGTTACTTCAGTTAGATATCAAGTCAGGGTTAACGGGGAACTAACCGACCAATTTACCCCTTCACGAGGCTTGCGGCAGGGTGACCCTCTGTCCCCGTATCTCTTTGTTATCTGCGCGGAAGGTTTGTCAGCATTGTTGCATCATGCGGAGAGGAATGGAATTATCAGTGGGGTGAAGATCTGTCAGAATGCACCGGCTATCTCACATCTGCTGTTTGCAGACGACTCAGTTATGCTGCTGAAAGCAAACCAAGAGGAGGCCACAGCGTTAAGAGAGATCTTGAACCTATATGAGAATTGCTCGGGTCAGTGCATCAACTTGGAAAAATCTGCGGTCATGTTTAGTCCAAACACTTCG contains:
- the LOC123497226 gene encoding uncharacterized protein; translation: MLAYGIPGDLVDEYVRMSETTCLMLMYKFCQAVIEVFGPEYLRQPTAADTERLLATNAARGFPGMLGSIDCMHWEWNNCPFAGRASSHNDINVLQRSPVFARLAEGHSPPVNFEINGQQYNKGYYLADGIYPQWSTFVKTISKPQGEKRKRFAQMQESVRKDVERAFGVLQSMWGIVRNSALSWDERKLWEMMTACVIMHNMIVEDERDESIFDQGFDYQVENIEPLHQDPATFEQFAQFHREMRDWHTHLNLQNDWLSTCGITLATNRSIGPFYVQSRQF
- the LOC141041168 gene encoding uncharacterized protein gives rise to the protein MKLVSWNCRGLGNGPAVQSLLDMGRVEEPDVLFISETRMTHQELDRFRWSLGLTQMLAWDSVGRSRGIALFWRRGLDLSLRSYGRRHIDVDVKEENGMIWRMTGVYGESAADRKKETWRTIKLLGQQHQHGRPWICLGDFNEILSNDEKLGGVPRSQACLDSFRASLESCGLCDIGFTGDKFTWRNHSQEMDIYICERLDRATANAKWCEIFPDFEVVNGNPRHSDHRPIIVNTSGDSTAIGRGDRGFQFEAWWLQEEGCSEEIQGAWEESWLEREGGVAEAMKRVAGRIRKWHKDVVGELEGRLWKARTELERCMRAPISEQKVREEAKLRGVVRDLEEKKNTKAKQRSHITWLKKGNRSTRYFMAVVAAKKKRNRVKMLKKEDGSEVKEGPELTNYVCSFFQELFTTSAGDRVPELLNKVEPRVTSPMLAVLNAEFTREEIKAALDHIGDLKAPGPDGMPSIVYKKNWHFMGDHIVEEVLAVLNGGDIPAGWNDTQVVLIPKVKSPTRIKDLRPISLCNVLYKLISKVVANRLKLIIPELISENQSAFVPGRLITDNVLIAYELSHFLLNKRKGKEGVAAVKAYMSKAYDRVEWSFLQAMLERLGFGTAWIALIMKCVTSVRYQVRVNGELTDQFTPSRGLRQGDPLSPYLFVICAEGLSALLHHAERNGIISGVKICQNAPAISHLLFADDSVMLLKANQEEATALREILNLYENCSGQCINLEKSAVMFSPNTSVDARNGVKAALQIHSESWNDKYLGLPVHVGKSRKKAFGYLKGAMAGRVYGWKEKLIAKVGKETLVTTVAQAIPTFAMSCFDLTKTFCQELSSLIGTYWWSQQDKENTVHWLSWEKLIKPKAKGGLGFRDMYSFNMAMLSRQAWRLIQNPNTLCGRVLKARYFPHCHLLEAEAKDGFSYAWRSMLKGLDLVREGYIWRIGDGASVKIWTDPWIPRPWSRTVITPRGNNILQYVHELIDPATGQWDERLVRDTFWPDDVRHILQMPLRDGIQDFIAWQFEPKGEHTVKSAYKLHVELQKVSTTGGVGTSSHAVGNLNRCDDNSWKRIWKLSCPRNVQMFVWRIKHNSLALLTNMQRRGLKVGSTKCFFCGKSDEDGAHLFVKCIKVKEVWRELALEQQRMDLERITNEHAMLEYLWGLEEGKRMHVFTFWWMWWSNRNKLRKGENPLAPAVVARRARSSVLEYMQAYLPKTKTVSAEKWKPPAEGVLKFNLDGSFIPGENYVSWGVVARTSEGVLVAARAGRQENAGDPFVAEVIAMSNAVALAVDLGVVQPEFETDSQLLAEALDLRRVDSSPYAAIIEDTKFQLKMWFSRFVVAVCRRSANSVAHELAIVGRMYPANHYVEFESDVPAHVAVCASGDLPRHR